In Rhinopithecus roxellana isolate Shanxi Qingling chromosome 4, ASM756505v1, whole genome shotgun sequence, a single genomic region encodes these proteins:
- the PRSS35 gene encoding inactive serine protease 35, which yields MENMLLWLIFFTPGWTLIDGSEMERDFTWHLRKLPRIVSERTFHLTSPTFEADAKMMVNTVCGIECQKELPTPSLSELEDYLSYETVFENGTRTLTRVKVQDLVFEPTQNTTKGASVRRKRQVYGTDSRFSILDKRFLTNFPFSTAVKLSTGCSGILISPQHVLTAAHCVHDGKDYVKGSKKLRVGLLKMRNKSGGKKRRGSKRSRRETGGGDQREGTRERLQDRVKSGRRRKQSGRGQRPSFRWTRVKNTHIPKGWARGGMGDAALDYDYALLELKRAHKKKYMELGISPTIKKMPGGMIHFSGFDNDRADQLVYRFCSVSDESNDLLYQYCDAESGSTGSGVYLRLKDPDKKNWKRKIIAVYSGHQWVDVHGVQKDYNVAVRITPLKYAQICLWIHGNDANCAYG from the coding sequence ATGGAAAATATGCTACTTTGGTTGATATTTTTCACACCTGGGTGGACCCTCATCGATGGATCTGAAATGGAACGGGATTTTACGTGGCACTTGAGAAAGCTACCCCGGATTGTCAGTGAAAGGACTTTCCATCTCACCAGCCCCACATTTGAGGCAGATGCTAAGATGATGGTAAATACAGTGTGTGGCATCGAATGCCAGAAAGAACTCCCAACTCCCAGCCTTTCTGAATTGGAGGATTATCTTTCCTATGAGACTGTCTTTGAGAATGGCACCCGAACCTTAACCAGGGTGAAAGTTCAGGATTTAGTTTTTGAGCCGACTCAAAATACCACAAAGGGAGCATCTGTTAGGAGAAAGAGACAGGTGTATGGCACTGACAGCAGGTTCAGCATCTTGGACAAAAGGTTCTTAACCAATTTCCCTTTCAGCACAGCTGTGAAGCTCTCCACGGGCTGTAGTGGCATTCTCATATCCCCTCAGCACGTTCTAACTGCTGCCCACTGTGTTCATGATGGAAAGGACTATGTCAAAGGGAGTAAAAAGCTAAGGGTAGGGTTGTTGAAGATGAGGAATAAAAGTGGAGGCAAGAAACGCCGAGGTTCAAAGAGGAGCAGGAGAGAAACTGGTGGTGGTGACCAAAGAGAGGGTACCAGAGAGCGTCTGCAGGACAGAGTCAAGAGtgggagaagaagaaaacaatctgGCCGGGGTCAGAGGCCTTCCTTCCGGTGGACCCGGGTCAAGAATACCCACATTCCGAAGGGCTGGGCACGAGGAGGCATGGGGGACGCTGCCTTGGACTATGACTATGCTCTTCTGGAGCTGAAGCGTgctcacaaaaaaaaatacatggaacTCGGAATCAGCCCAACGATCAAGAAAATGCCTGGTGGAATGATCCACTTCTCAGGATTTGATAACGATAGGGCTGATCAGTTGGTCTATCGGTTTTGCAGTGTGTCCGACGAATCCAATGATCTCCTTTACCAATACTGCGATGCTGAGTCAGGCTCCACCGGTTCCGGGGTCTATCTGCGTCTGAAAGATCCTGACAAAAAGAATTGGAAGCGCAAAATCATTGCGGTCTACTCAGGCCACCAGTGGGTGGATGTCCACGGGGTTCAGAAGGACTACAACGTTGCTGTTCGCATCACTCCCCTCAAATACGCCCAGATTTGCCTCTGGATTCACGGGAACGATGCCAATTGTGCTTATGGCTAA